The proteins below come from a single Candidatus Binataceae bacterium genomic window:
- the metG gene encoding methionine--tRNA ligase, with translation MADRIHITTAIFYCNGTPHVGSAYEALAADVFVRYQRRKLGCDNVSFLSGTDEHGDKIRRAALAEGLKPQAYTDKMSALFDQAFRGLGVSYDYWVRTTDEVHQKWVQEMLRRTHSRGDIYFRDYEGLYCVDCERFYTEKELLPGNVCPTHNRPVELISEGNYFLRIEKYREQVLEHIRRNPDFIRPERYRKEALNMLAEPLSDLCISRPKARLDWGIELPFDSNYVTYVWYDAFWAYVSHPATNDPDFVAKVWPNTEHFIGKDILKTHAVYWPPILLAAGLPLFKHLNVHGWLNFGGARMSKSSGNVRDPLSYERAFGADVLRYFLMREVVYGLDGDFSEERLVERYNAELANDLGNLTSRVLAMAARYFQGEITAAPGAAGEEIDRALVEAFAAAPARAGAMEDELAFNRGLDAVWLALDAANKYIVATSPFTLAKDPAKLPRVGQILANLLEGLRVIAATLEPFMPRQAAKLLELLGVDGTAAYAPFGAGLKRGDRVRAPVPLFPRIEKA, from the coding sequence ATGGCCGACCGCATCCACATCACGACCGCGATTTTCTATTGTAACGGCACCCCGCACGTCGGCAGCGCCTACGAAGCGCTCGCCGCAGACGTCTTCGTGCGCTACCAGCGGCGCAAGCTGGGCTGCGACAACGTGAGCTTTTTGAGCGGCACCGACGAGCACGGCGACAAAATCCGGCGCGCCGCCCTGGCCGAGGGGCTCAAACCGCAGGCTTATACCGACAAGATGAGCGCGTTGTTCGACCAGGCGTTTCGCGGGCTCGGCGTCAGCTACGACTACTGGGTGCGCACCACCGATGAGGTGCATCAGAAGTGGGTGCAGGAGATGCTGCGGCGCACGCATAGCCGCGGCGACATCTACTTTCGCGACTACGAAGGGCTCTACTGCGTGGATTGCGAGCGCTTCTACACCGAAAAGGAACTGCTGCCGGGCAACGTCTGTCCCACCCACAACCGCCCGGTCGAGCTTATCAGCGAGGGCAACTACTTTCTGCGTATCGAGAAGTACCGCGAGCAGGTCCTGGAGCACATCCGGCGCAATCCCGACTTCATCCGGCCCGAGCGCTACCGCAAGGAGGCGCTCAACATGCTAGCCGAGCCGCTGAGCGACCTTTGCATCTCGCGGCCCAAGGCCCGGCTGGATTGGGGAATCGAGCTGCCCTTCGACTCTAACTACGTGACCTACGTCTGGTACGACGCGTTCTGGGCCTACGTGAGCCATCCCGCGACCAACGATCCCGATTTCGTCGCCAAGGTCTGGCCCAACACCGAGCATTTCATCGGCAAGGACATTCTTAAGACTCATGCGGTGTACTGGCCGCCGATCCTGCTCGCGGCCGGATTGCCGCTGTTCAAGCATCTCAACGTGCACGGATGGCTTAATTTCGGCGGCGCGCGGATGTCCAAGAGCTCGGGCAACGTGCGCGATCCGCTTTCTTACGAGCGGGCCTTCGGCGCCGACGTGCTTCGCTACTTCCTGATGCGCGAGGTGGTTTACGGACTGGACGGCGATTTTTCCGAGGAGCGGCTCGTCGAGCGCTACAACGCCGAGTTAGCCAACGACTTGGGAAATCTGACGAGCCGGGTGCTCGCGATGGCGGCGCGCTATTTCCAGGGCGAGATCACGGCGGCGCCGGGCGCGGCCGGCGAAGAGATCGACCGCGCGCTGGTCGAGGCGTTTGCCGCTGCGCCCGCGCGCGCGGGAGCGATGGAAGACGAGCTTGCGTTCAATCGCGGGCTCGACGCGGTGTGGCTGGCGCTGGACGCGGCCAACAAATATATCGTTGCGACGTCGCCGTTCACCCTCGCCAAGGACCCGGCGAAGCTGCCGCGCGTCGGACAGATTCTCGCCAATCTGCTCGAAGGGCTGCGCGTGATTGCCGCCACGCTGGAGCCTTTCATGCCACGGCAGGCGGCCAAGCTGCTCGAACTGCTCGGCGTCGATGGAACTGCGGCGTACGCACCGTTCGGCGCCGGGCTCAAGCGCGGCGATCGCGTCAGGGCGCCCGTCCCGCTCTTTCCGCGTATCGAAAAGGCCTGA
- a CDS encoding TIGR03619 family F420-dependent LLM class oxidoreductase — protein sequence MKIGLFAVVSGRVGGMAVMKAFAETAERTGFSTLWAPEHVVLLDSYASRYPYRDDGTLPAPSDAPIPDPFLSLCTMASVTNRIRLATGICLVPEHNPLVLAKVVATLDSLSEGRVVLGVGVGWLEEEFRALGIPWERRAQRTREYVEAMRRLWGDALSSYKGEFVNFENVRSFPKPVRGAGLPVFFGGESGPALRRVAEYGNGWCGFNLDPGETADKIRRIEAQLKSNGRKRSDVELAVSPYTKPIMPDDLARYRDAGADEVVIVNMRAPRTPEEATKNVEEAARKWIEAAAKL from the coding sequence ATGAAAATCGGACTTTTCGCGGTGGTTTCGGGACGGGTCGGCGGGATGGCGGTGATGAAAGCGTTTGCAGAGACCGCCGAGCGCACCGGGTTCTCGACCCTGTGGGCGCCCGAGCACGTCGTCCTGCTCGATTCCTACGCCTCGCGCTATCCCTACCGCGACGACGGCACCCTGCCCGCGCCCTCCGACGCGCCGATTCCCGATCCTTTCCTGAGCTTGTGCACGATGGCCTCGGTGACGAACCGGATTCGCCTTGCGACCGGAATCTGTCTCGTGCCCGAGCATAATCCGCTGGTGCTGGCCAAGGTGGTCGCGACGCTCGACTCGCTCAGCGAGGGCCGCGTAGTGCTGGGCGTGGGCGTGGGTTGGCTCGAAGAGGAGTTCCGCGCGCTCGGCATCCCCTGGGAGCGCCGCGCGCAGCGCACCCGCGAATATGTCGAGGCGATGCGCCGGCTGTGGGGCGACGCGCTCAGCTCCTACAAGGGCGAGTTCGTCAATTTCGAAAACGTCCGCAGCTTTCCCAAGCCGGTGCGCGGCGCCGGCCTGCCGGTCTTCTTCGGCGGCGAGAGCGGACCCGCGCTGCGCCGCGTCGCCGAATACGGCAACGGATGGTGCGGCTTCAATCTCGACCCGGGCGAGACGGCGGACAAGATTCGCCGGATCGAGGCTCAGCTCAAGTCCAACGGGCGCAAGCGCTCCGATGTCGAGCTCGCGGTCTCGCCCTACACCAAGCCGATTATGCCCGACGATCTCGCGCGCTACCGCGACGCAGGCGCCGATGAGGTCGTGATTGTCAACATGCGTGCGCCGCGCACGCCCGAGGAAGCCACGAAAAACGTCGAAGAAGCGGCGCGCAAATGGATCGAAGCGGCCGCGAAGCTCTAG
- a CDS encoding DUF523 and DUF1722 domain-containing protein: MNARGSSPIRIGVSACLMGQEVRFDGGHKRDDFLTGTLGKFVEFVAVCPEVELGLGVPRESLRLVRGESGAARMVANKSGADLTDAMNAYAGRRAATLARIDLSGYVLKKDSPSCGMERVRVYGRAGMPVRDGRGLFADALMRHLPNLPVEEEGRLNDPQLRENFIERVFAYHRMRALFASRWSAGALVAFHTAHKLALLAHSPNAYAALGRLVAEAKGIERAELRERYSAEFMAALKRLATPARHANVMQHIAGYLRDRCDIDSRRELMEVIEEYRRATVPLIVPLTLIRHWVRRFDVAYLKGQTYLEPHPRELMLRNHV; encoded by the coding sequence ATGAATGCTCGCGGCTCGAGCCCGATTCGGATCGGCGTTTCCGCCTGTCTCATGGGACAGGAGGTGCGCTTCGACGGCGGCCACAAGCGCGACGATTTTCTCACCGGCACGCTCGGCAAATTTGTCGAATTCGTGGCCGTCTGCCCCGAAGTCGAGCTCGGCCTCGGCGTTCCGCGCGAGAGCCTGCGGCTGGTCCGCGGCGAGAGCGGGGCGGCGCGGATGGTCGCCAACAAAAGCGGCGCCGACCTGACCGATGCGATGAATGCTTATGCCGGGCGCCGCGCGGCCACCCTCGCACGCATCGATCTCTCGGGTTACGTGCTGAAGAAGGACTCGCCAAGCTGCGGGATGGAACGGGTGCGTGTCTATGGACGCGCCGGGATGCCGGTGCGCGACGGGCGCGGACTCTTCGCCGACGCGCTGATGCGCCACCTGCCCAATCTGCCGGTCGAAGAGGAGGGGCGGCTCAACGATCCGCAACTCCGCGAAAATTTCATCGAACGGGTCTTCGCGTACCATCGGATGCGCGCGCTGTTCGCCTCGCGATGGAGCGCAGGTGCGCTGGTGGCCTTCCATACCGCGCACAAGCTCGCCCTGCTGGCGCACTCGCCAAACGCCTACGCCGCCCTGGGACGCCTCGTCGCCGAAGCCAAAGGAATCGAACGCGCCGAACTCCGCGAGCGTTACTCGGCGGAGTTCATGGCGGCGCTCAAGCGGCTGGCCACGCCGGCGCGCCACGCCAACGTGATGCAGCATATCGCCGGCTATCTGCGCGATCGCTGCGACATCGACTCGCGCCGCGAACTGATGGAAGTGATCGAGGAATATCGGCGCGCAACCGTGCCGCTGATCGTGCCGTTGACCCTCATTCGCCACTGGGTGCGCCGCTTCGATGTCGCCTATCTCAAGGGTCAGACTTATCTTGAACCGCATCCCCGCGAGCTGATGCTGCGCAATCACGTCTGA
- a CDS encoding Phenylacetic acid catabolic protein, translating to MRREFPPRTIEAEDIRLRRVDPHYIKSLVRLLAAHALAEKLTALGYQRALDTVGNELLRPVIEKNLAEERRHAALVYRALREIGISQEEADRSMIPVLKAPSFEAPLRFAKSAAGELDLLMASLSLDMTGLLMIGVNYKESSYAPHARAADRIIDDEAEHEMFAAGELASAVERFGAEAVAAALIKWLPAAANFFGPPGSGFGYDCMRFGLKARDNGELTELYLSMLERRLANVGLAMPRLTSRYPYALA from the coding sequence ATGCGGCGAGAATTTCCCCCGCGCACGATCGAGGCCGAAGACATAAGGCTCCGCCGCGTCGACCCGCATTATATCAAGAGCCTCGTCCGGCTGCTCGCCGCGCACGCGCTTGCCGAAAAGCTGACCGCGCTCGGGTACCAGCGCGCGCTCGACACCGTAGGCAACGAATTGCTCCGTCCGGTGATCGAAAAAAATCTCGCCGAGGAACGGCGCCACGCGGCGCTCGTTTACCGGGCGCTACGCGAAATCGGTATCTCGCAGGAGGAAGCCGACCGTTCGATGATCCCGGTGCTCAAGGCCCCCTCGTTCGAGGCGCCGCTGCGCTTTGCCAAAAGCGCGGCCGGCGAACTGGACCTGCTGATGGCTTCGCTCAGCCTGGACATGACGGGACTCCTCATGATCGGCGTCAACTACAAGGAGTCGAGCTACGCGCCGCACGCGCGCGCCGCCGACCGCATCATCGACGACGAGGCCGAGCACGAGATGTTCGCGGCAGGCGAGCTTGCGAGCGCGGTCGAGCGCTTCGGAGCCGAAGCAGTTGCGGCGGCGCTCATAAAGTGGCTGCCGGCGGCGGCGAACTTTTTCGGCCCGCCGGGCAGCGGCTTCGGCTACGATTGCATGCGCTTCGGGCTTAAGGCGCGCGACAACGGCGAGCTGACGGAACTGTATCTGTCGATGCTTGAACGGCGGCTGGCCAATGTGGGGCTCGCGATGCCGCGGCTCACGTCCCGGTACCCGTACGCGCTGGCGTAG
- a CDS encoding MaoC/PaaZ C-terminal domain-containing protein: protein MAKQIYWEDVEAGAEVPPLEKNPTTQQLVKYAGASGDFYQIHYDKDFALKANLPGVILHGALKNGFLGQMMTDFAGHEGWLRKLAVQYRGMDQPGSPVVCKGKVVKKYAEGRDHLVDCEIWLENAKGEKTTLGSATVILPSREGIR, encoded by the coding sequence ATGGCCAAGCAGATTTATTGGGAAGACGTCGAGGCCGGAGCGGAAGTGCCGCCGCTCGAGAAAAATCCCACCACTCAGCAACTCGTAAAATATGCGGGCGCATCGGGCGACTTCTACCAGATCCACTACGACAAGGACTTCGCGCTCAAGGCCAACCTGCCCGGCGTGATCCTGCACGGCGCGCTCAAGAACGGATTCCTCGGCCAGATGATGACCGACTTCGCCGGCCACGAGGGATGGCTCCGCAAACTCGCCGTCCAATACCGCGGGATGGACCAGCCCGGCTCGCCCGTCGTATGCAAGGGCAAGGTGGTCAAGAAGTACGCCGAGGGCCGCGACCATCTCGTCGATTGCGAAATCTGGCTCGAGAATGCCAAGGGCGAGAAAACCACGCTCGGCAGCGCCACCGTGATCCTCCCGTCGCGCGAAGGCATCCGGTAA
- a CDS encoding MaoC family dehydratase N-terminal domain-containing protein: protein MANKYVTDEVRKQIGMQSEARVVEVERGAIRRFAEAIGDPNPLFHDEAAARKTRFGGMIAPPTFCRSLGAAIPEISIGMGEFRGLDGGSEWEYFAPIRPGDRISVVSKIADIRESTGRLGPMVFITVETSYTNQFSQLCALQRSTVIRY from the coding sequence ATGGCGAACAAGTACGTAACCGATGAGGTGCGCAAGCAGATCGGAATGCAGAGCGAGGCGCGCGTGGTCGAAGTCGAGCGCGGCGCGATCCGGCGCTTCGCCGAGGCGATCGGCGATCCCAATCCGCTCTTCCACGACGAAGCCGCCGCGCGCAAGACCCGCTTCGGCGGGATGATCGCGCCGCCGACCTTCTGCCGCTCGCTCGGGGCGGCGATCCCGGAGATCAGCATCGGGATGGGCGAGTTTCGCGGCCTCGACGGCGGCTCGGAGTGGGAATACTTCGCGCCGATCCGCCCGGGCGACCGTATCAGCGTGGTCTCGAAGATCGCGGACATCCGCGAGAGCACGGGCCGGCTCGGCCCGATGGTCTTCATCACGGTCGAGACCAGCTACACCAACCAGTTCAGTCAGCTCTGCGCCCTGCAGCGCTCGACTGTGATCCGTTACTGA
- a CDS encoding PPOX class F420-dependent oxidoreductase: protein MNQRNSIKMTPEQALAYLSARHSCALATNGHDGYPHVVAMWYMVKGGAIMMTSYARAQKIVNLRRDPRATVLVESGSTYKELAGVMVRGRVELSEGPAALAEILRLTGADPNNPAAVRRVQKRILMRFQPERWASWDHSKIVGDY, encoded by the coding sequence ATGAACCAGCGCAATTCTATCAAGATGACGCCCGAACAGGCGCTCGCCTACCTCTCCGCGCGCCATAGCTGCGCGCTCGCGACCAACGGCCATGACGGTTATCCGCACGTCGTCGCCATGTGGTATATGGTCAAGGGCGGGGCGATCATGATGACCAGTTACGCCCGCGCGCAGAAGATCGTGAACTTGAGGCGCGATCCGCGCGCCACAGTGCTCGTCGAAAGCGGCTCCACATACAAGGAACTCGCCGGGGTGATGGTCCGCGGACGGGTCGAATTGAGCGAGGGCCCCGCGGCGCTCGCCGAGATTCTGCGGCTGACCGGCGCGGATCCGAACAATCCGGCCGCGGTGCGCCGCGTGCAAAAACGGATCCTGATGCGGTTTCAGCCGGAGCGTTGGGCGAGCTGGGACCACTCGAAAATCGTGGGCGACTACTGA
- a CDS encoding 4a-hydroxytetrahydrobiopterin dehydratase — protein sequence MAKLEKSEIERRLGTLPGWELKDDAIGKLYRFREFMDGIKFLNRVAEMAEAADHHPDVKINYTRITFSCSTHDQGGVTDKDFKLASQIEDAYKAYATQ from the coding sequence ATGGCCAAACTCGAGAAGTCCGAGATAGAGCGGCGGCTCGGCACGCTGCCCGGATGGGAACTGAAGGACGACGCGATCGGCAAGCTTTATCGCTTCCGGGAATTCATGGACGGGATAAAGTTCCTCAATCGCGTGGCCGAGATGGCCGAGGCCGCGGACCATCATCCCGACGTCAAGATAAACTACACGCGGATCACGTTCAGCTGCTCGACGCACGACCAGGGCGGCGTGACGGATAAGGACTTCAAGCTCGCCTCGCAGATCGAAGACGCGTACAAGGCGTACGCGACCCAATAG
- a CDS encoding deoxynucleoside kinase — MRRGGGYIAIEGPIGVGKTSLAQALGLRLGARIVLEDTDSNPFIARFYQDPEKYAFPVQLYFLLTRYNQQRQLAQQDLFAQATVTDYLLAKDRIFARLNLDPDELVLYEGVYRLLDGQLAKPDLVVYLRARVEVLAERLRKRNRAFERHIGVEYLERVSAAYRDFFFYYDETPLLVVDSTEIDFVADPGDLEDLLREIDRTGAGSHYYVPRKG; from the coding sequence ATGAGGCGGGGCGGCGGCTATATCGCGATCGAAGGACCGATCGGCGTCGGCAAGACCAGCCTCGCCCAGGCGCTCGGGCTGAGGCTCGGCGCGCGCATCGTGCTCGAGGACACCGACAGCAATCCCTTCATCGCCCGCTTCTACCAGGATCCCGAAAAATACGCCTTCCCGGTCCAGCTCTACTTCCTGCTGACGCGCTACAACCAGCAGCGTCAGCTCGCGCAACAGGACCTTTTCGCGCAGGCGACCGTCACCGACTACCTGCTCGCCAAGGATCGCATCTTCGCCCGGCTCAACCTCGACCCCGACGAACTGGTGCTTTACGAGGGCGTCTATCGCCTGCTCGACGGACAGCTCGCCAAGCCCGACCTGGTGGTTTACCTGCGCGCCCGCGTCGAGGTCCTGGCCGAGCGGCTGCGCAAGCGCAACCGCGCCTTCGAGCGTCATATCGGCGTCGAGTACCTCGAGCGCGTCTCGGCCGCGTACCGCGACTTCTTTTTCTACTACGACGAAACGCCGCTGCTGGTGGTTGACAGCACGGAGATCGACTTCGTCGCCGATCCGGGCGATCTCGAAGACCTGCTGCGCGAAATCGATCGCACCGGCGCGGGTTCGCACTACTACGTCCCGCGCAAAGGCTGA